The Temnothorax longispinosus isolate EJ_2023e chromosome 4, Tlon_JGU_v1, whole genome shotgun sequence genome has a window encoding:
- the Zpr1 gene encoding zinc finger protein ZPR1: MASSRERTENERSKPIFCELSANDLEPEITEIESLCMECGKNGITRLLLTKIPHYKDVVLMSFECEHCGYRNNEIQSGGKIAEKGIKITLQVATPQDLNRQVVKSDYTGIRIPHLDFEIPAQSQKGEITTVEGIIDRSISALEQDQPRRQEEFPDTAIEIDIFISKLRALKILDEPFTVIFEDISGNCHVENPKAPIKDSQCTITYFKRTTEQNHTLGIYSDNEDVLLKPMQEGEYPLEEIEGEVHSIRTNCPDCNSPCETNMKLTNIPHFKEVIIMATLCESCGHRTNEVKSGGGIEPQGVRIEVTITGKEDFSRDLLKSETCDMEIPELELEVGPAILGGRFTTVEGIVAAMKEQLSSSITFTGDSSDSETVNRMNTFIARLGEVLDGQRKVTLILDDPAGNSYVQSLSDDGLDDRLKITKYDRSFEQNEELGLNDIKVENY, translated from the exons ATGGCATCCAGTAGAGAACGGACGGAAAATGAGAGGAGCAAGCCGATCTTTTGCGAACTGTCCGCTAATGATCTGGAGCCGGAAATCACGGAGATCGAGAGCTTGTGCATGGAGTGCGGCAAGAAC GGGATTACCCGGTTGCTGTTGACGAAAATTCCACACTACAAGGATGTGGTGCTCATGTCCTTCGAGTGCGAGCACTGCGGCTATCGGAATAACGAGATCCAGAGTGGCGGTAAGATAGCGGAGAAGGGGATCAAGATAACGCTGCAAGTTGCAACGCCGCAGGATCTGAATCGCCAAGTGGTTAAATCTGACTACACCGGCATTCGTATACCTCACTTGGATTTTGAGATCCCCGCGCAGTCCCAGAAAGGAGAGATCACGACGGTGGAAGGGATAATCGACAGGAGCATTAGCGCGTTGGAGCAGGATCAGCCCAGGCGTCAGGAAGAATTTCCAGACACCGCAATCgagatagatatatttattagcaAATTACGCGCGCTGAAGATATTAGATGAACCATTTACTGTCATCTTTGAAGATATTTCAGGAAACTGTCATGTGGAGAATCCAAAAGCACCGATCAAAGATAGCCAGTGTACTATAACATATTTCAAGAGAACGACAGAACAGAATCATACGTTAGGGATTTATTCTGATAATGAAGATGTTTTACTCAAACCCATGCAGGAAGGGGAATATCCTTTGGAGGAAATTGAGGGTGAGGTGCACTCTATTCGTACCAATTGTCCAGACTGCAACAGTCCTTGCGAGACAAATATGAAACTGACCA aTATACCACATTTTAAAGAGGTTATTATAATGGCCACGCTATGCGAGTCTTGCGGTCATAGAACTAACGAGGTGAAAAGCGGCGGCGGGATCGAGCCTCAAGGAGTCAGAATTGAAGTGACGATAACAGGCAAGGAAGACTTCAGTCGCGATCTCCTGAAATCCGAAACCTGCGACATGGAGATACCCGAGCTCGAGTTAGAGGTCGGTCCAGCCATTTTGGGCGGTCGTTTCACGACCGTCGAAGGGATCGTAGCAGCGATGAAAGAACAGTTGTCTTCGTCGATAACTTTCACCGGAGATAGTAGTGATTCGGAAACCGTGAACAGGATGAACACGTTTATCGCACGGTTGGGGGAAGTTTTGGATGGTCAAAGAAAAGTGACCTTAATTTTAGATGATCCAGCCGGAAATAGCTACGTGCAAAGTCTTTCCGACGATGGACTCGACGATAGATTAAAGATCACGAAGTACGATAGAAGTTTCGAGCAAAATGAAGAACTTGGTCTCAACGACATAAAAGTCGAAAATTATTAG
- the LOC139811910 gene encoding uncharacterized protein, with product MYISNSTLEKLEEILRKKVNGATATETVSRIFCDVASGACPVPEDQAEEPTNQVLSLSSSSEDEQDEAEDGDDDDDDDDEKPDTSRSDKNSSIASDSKITLVIDGSVNLSGPVTDL from the exons ATGTACATATCGAATAGCAC ACTGGAGAAGCTGGAGGAGATACTGCGTAAAAAGGTGAACGGTGCCACGGCCACGGAAACCGTAAGCAGGATTTTTTGCGACGTGGCTTCCGGCGCGTGTCCCGTTCCTGAGGACCAGGCCGAGGAGCCGACGAATCAGGTGCTGTCGTTATCTTCATCGTCGGAAGACGAGCAGGACGAGGCGGAggacggcgacgacgatgatgacgatgacgacgaaaAACCAGACACGTCCAGAAGTGACAAGAACTCGTCGATCGCGAGCGATTCCAAAATTACCCTCGTGATAGACGGTAGCGTAAATTTATCCGGACCGGTGACCGATCTTTGA
- the LOC139812125 gene encoding dynein axonemal light chain 1: MDNSLAALINVEKLSLSTNVIEKISGINSLKYLRILSLSRNNIKTFSGLEAIGDHLEELWISYNLIEKIKGVNALKALKVLYMGNNLVKDWAEFNRLQEIPNLQDLLFINNPICENMDAESWRAQVVRRLPGLKKLDAIPVVHAGED, encoded by the exons ATGGATAATAGTTTGGCAGCGTTAATTAACGTCGA GAAGTTATCCTTATCGACAAATGTAATAGAAAAGATCAGCGGTATTAATTCGCTGAAATACCTGAGGATCTTGTCTCTGAGCAGAAACAATATCAAAACGTTCTCGGGATTGGAGGCGATTGGTGACCATCTGGAGGAGTTGTGGATATCTTATAACTTGATTGAAAAGATCAAAGGCGTCAATGCTCTCAAAGCGCTCAAAGTTTTGTACATGGGCAACAATCTGGTGAAAGATTGGGCGGAATTTAATCGCCTGCAGGAGATACCTAATCTTCAAGATTTGTTATTCATTAACAATCCTATATGCGAGAACATGGACGCGGAATCGTGGCGCGCGCAAGTTGTCAGGCGATTGCCTGGGTTGAAAAAACTCGATGCGATACCAGTCGT GCACGCAGGCGAAGATTAA
- the LOC139811906 gene encoding uncharacterized protein has product MRIESPARMEQRLSNPSRPPRQTPPSHSRKNKRRSGRRSNPLDTWPNAPQNDQDGGLVAGVEYPPQMLWQSTSMPQNVPGNGQRLFTAMSDPSVCGYSPMPMTYAMQPVSLPTMYRMYQPMPVPNIRTVHSRQRHHYNKHLANVRPGANNNVANGYGDLQENGILESAVHIGHQNGDYTSLPPTANKDSGVNGDELNSEHRRYSDPGLGPAGNSAHSDSDDSDSVESGSSVTTISRSNKLVLSLIEQMTELKKCNSQLFKELSETKSNLENVKAKWAQCKHSTPADYQPGMLSELVREIREANRNCEEGLITKVKFMLEEKCNQQVKEVDELKNQLAKLMKEKEESDQRVAKLEEEVTALKLSATNEDREIAVFEEENLALRRELQEARACRTMAENAAKCVNFAVSRSVTPVTFDTPCITSTPVRTALTDTCFPLPAIPPASHTSSSASSVLRSRSAEVAAFQPTSEVDQCQNFATDSEPVSCEESPTKESAWKRAEMFLASCHTTITCMNDDVTSFIDIIAKQESGVMDNGTLSEILSEIDLGDCLEFYAKEARDVMRNDGKIKSTTTEAEKRTKVLLTDIPEESTDDQLGIYDAKMLSMLERDGANDLGSSGVLEEETDLPDKLSDCASKAEKLTNHSDNHSFWQKLCKFRNQRGSFKKPRRKKGNSRKLFSESDEDPSQDQTKILMADMVPPGSPGSDRDTANEDGDCFPNNDRTNHGTTITDVPDVVVIGGGSIVPKDLCSTRTLTSRTQTAPSRATYTTAYI; this is encoded by the exons ATGCGGATCGAGTCGCCCGCCAGGATGGAGCAGAG GTTGTCGAACCCGTCGAGACCGCCGCGTCAGACTCCACCGAGTCACTCGAGGAAGAATAAGAGACGATCCGGCCGCAGGAGCAACCCGCTGGACACGTGGCCGAACGCTCCGCAGAACGATCAGGACGGTGGCCTGGTGGCTGGCGTGGAATATCCCCCGCAGATGCTGTGGCAGTCGACGAGCATGCCGCAGAATGTGCCGGGTAACGGGCAACGTCTGTTCACCGCGATGTCTGATCCGAGCGTTTGCGGCTACTCGCCGATGCCAATGACGTATGCTATGCAGCCGGTTTCACTGCCAACGATGTACAGAATGTACCAGCCGATGCCGGTGCCAAATATTAGAACCGTCCACAGTAGACAAAGGCATCATTATAACAAGCACTTGGCGAACGTTCGTCCTGGTGCCAATAATAATGTCGCTAATGGTTATGGAGATCTGCAAGAAAATGGAATATTGGAGTCTGCTGTACATATTGGTCATCAAAATGGGGATTATACCAGTTTACCGCCCACCGCCAATAAAGACAGTGGTGTCAATGGCGATGAACTTAATTCGGAGCACAGAAGATACTCTGATCCTGGGTTAGGACCTGCTGGGAACTCGGCTCACTCAGACAGCGACGATTCCGACAGTGTCGAGAGTGGAAGTTCTGTAACGACAATTAGCCGTAGCAATAAGCTTGTCCTGTCGCTTATTGAACAG ATGACAGAGCTAAAGAAATGTAACAGCCAATTGTTTAAAGAACTTAGTGAAACTAAGTCGAatttagaaaatgtaaaaGCAAAATGGGCGCAATGTAAACACAGTACTCCTGCAGACTACCAACCTGGAATGTTATCAG aaCTTGTACGTGAAATTAGAGAAGCAAATAGGAATTGTGAAGAAGGTTTAATTACAAAGGTCAAATTTATGTtggaagaaaaatgtaatcaaCAAGTGAAAGAAGTGGACGAGCTAAAG aatCAATTGGCGAAGCttatgaaagagaaagaagaaagtgaCCAACGTGTCGCGAAACTGGAGGAGGAAGTGACGGCGTTGAAGCTGAGCGCAAC CAACGAAGACCGCGAGATCGCAGTCTTCGAGGAGGAGAATCTGGCGCTGCGACGGGAGCTCCAGGAGGCGCGGGCGTGCAGGACCATGGCCGAGAACGCAGCAAAGTGCGTAAATTTCGCGGTATCCAGATCTGTTACGCCTGTAACTTTCGATACGCCCTGTATAACCAGCACCCCCGTGCGTACCGCTCTTACCGATACTTGCTTCCCGCTCCCCGCCATCCCACCCGCATCGCACACATCATCATCAGCTTCTTCCGTTCTACGTTCCCGTTCCGCAGAGGTGGCGGCTTTTCAACCCACCTCCGAGGTGGATCAATGTCAAAATTTCGCGACTGACTCCGAACCCGTGTCCTGCGAGGAGTCGCCGACGAAGGAAAGTGCGTGGAAACGCGCGGAAATGTTTCTGGCTTCCTGTCACACCACCATAACTTGCATGAACGATGACGTAACATCGTTCATCGACATAATAGCAAAACAGGAATCGGGAGTTATGGATAACGGGACTCTTTCCGAAATTCTGTCTGAGATAGATTTGGGTGATTGCTTGGAGTTCTACGCGAAGGAAGCGCGCGACGTCATGAGAAACGatggtaaaataaaatcgacgACGACCGAGGCGGAGAAAAGAACGAAGGTCTTATTGACCGATATCCCAGAAGAATCTACTGACGATCAGCTGGGAATATACGACGCGAAGATGCTATCGATGCTGGAAAGAGATGGAGCAAATGATCTTGGATCATCTGGAGTCCTCGAGGAAGAGACAGATCTGCCGGATAAACTGAGCGATTGCGCGAGCAAAGCGGAGAAGCTGACCAATCACTCGGATAATCACAGTTTCTGGCAGAAACTGTGCAAGTTTCGCAATCAGCGAGGCAGCTTTAAGAAACCGCGGCGGAAGAAGGGAAATTCGAGGAAGTTGTTCAGCGAGAGCGACGAGGATCCAAGCCAGGACCAGACCAAGATCCTGATGGCCGACATGGTCCCACCGGGCTCCCCCGGGAGCGATCGCGACACGGCGAACGAGGACGGGGATTGTTTTCCCAATAACGATCGCACGAATCACGGAACAACCATCACCGACGTGCCGGACGTCGTTGTGATCGGTGGTGGCTCCATCGTCCCGAAAGACCTCTGCTCGACGAGAACCCTGACTTCCAGAACCCAAACAGCACCTTCACGTGCCACCTACACCACCGCCTATATCTAG